CCGTGGATCTAATTGTGCCATTCGGTGGTTTATTCAGAAGGACTGGAAAACAACAACCACCTCTTTTTAGTCACACTAATGACTTTAGCATGACCACAGCGTGCTTGACTTGTTGGCTAGTTTTGAGTTTCAGCCTAAAATTGCACAAATAATCTCTCTTTATAAAGTGGAAAAGTTGTCATAATACAGGGCGGGTTTACTTCGAGGAACACTTACTTCACCGTTATCTTGCTTGTGATTGTAGTAATTTGTTCGCTCCCCTTCAGTCCCTTGTCTGCTGACTGATTGTTTTTACTTCAACTGTCTGTCATCGCGGAAAAACATCATGGCAGAATGCGTTCCGTCCAGAGCCACGGGAATGGAAGGAGGGATTGTGGTAAATAGCTTCAGACTTTGTTTTGTAGTGGTCTATTGTAATATACCAATATTTATCCTATCGTgatttgttttcttgagtaactTGTTGGAGCTGATTTCAGTTGATCAAGCACTGTCATCAGATCATGATCTTTTTAAATTGACAGGCTACTTACAGATATAGCCTATGGGAATATTTcattaataaatgtatcataccTTTGCAAGTGTTTCTTATCTGTGTTTATCATATCTTAGATTAAAGATGATTGGCCCGGATACAGTTTAGAGCTCTTCACTTATCCAGAGCATTACCGCGAAGATATAGAGAGTGTCTACATTCCACATGGGGTTATCATGGACAGGTAATATTTATTGTATAATCTGGAGGAAATTCTTACAAACCTTTTCACCAATTTGCTGAGGTGATCAGAAGCCAATCTACTATTCTATTTATTTTATTGTAGTTTACAATATGGAACATACGTTACTACATTACCGTGCTTAAAGGATGATCTTAAATAGGAATAGCACCCCCGTTTCTGACCCACTTTATTAGTCTTCTCCTGGTGCACTCATTGGCCTGGGTTCACAGTTCAGGTTTTCTACCTCATGTGGAAAGGAATGCTGGTGCGTGCCACATTTTTACCAACCAGGGAGGCTTGGAGGACTTCAAGAAGTCATTGAGTTGAGAACTGTGTATTGAAAGTACACAATAAACAatagaattgtgtgtgtgtgcatcatacACACTGCATGCCTTGGCAATTAGTGATAAAGCATCAACTCTGTGGTATCATGTGACCCCGAAatgtaattacacacacacacactgctctgtctgtgtaATTGTGATTTCCTGGGaatgtttaacatgatttgtACTGTAGGACAGAGCGCCTGGCCCGACACATCATGGATGACATTGGGGATCATGACATGGTGGTGCTGTGTGTACTGAAGGGAGGGTACAAGTTCTGTTCCGACCTGGTGGAGTTCATTAAGGTACAATGCCGCAACTCCAACAAGCACCTGGAGACCAGAGTGGAGTTTATTAGGCTTAAGAGCTACCTGGTATGTAACCCCACcctcacacaacaacaacaacaacaacaacagtagtcaATCATTGAGTATAAATAATGTACAGTGAACAACAGTGCATCAAGTTCTTTAAGAGTCTTTTGAAAGGCTCTATCATCACATCATTTATCAATCGCTTGTGATGAAGTAAAGATAAACATAGTGAATATGAGGTTCTCTAGTTTAATGTAGTTGAGGAGCACCTTGGTTGATCCCTCAATATCCTATTTATTTGTCCTTTGAAATCTTCAGCATGTATTGTTTATGCAGCTGGGCTTCCCTTCCCCAGAGCAACTGGGAGGCCTGTTCAGATGCTTCAAATCTCGAAATGGTCATATTTTAGACTTCCGACCAGAACATTTAGGATAATACTTATTCAACATAAGAGAGGAAAATAGAAATTGAAACAACCTGTTGTTTCTGTTATTAATAATTGGTTCATGTTTGGAGATGGAAGAgtatatagtctgtctgtctgcgtatATAGTCTGTCTATATGTATGTCACTTCCTTTTGTTTACTGATTTCATTGGATTAGGCAAAAATACAATCAATttgagatacactacatgaccaaaagtatgtggacacctgcttggaGTTGGTCCCCCACTGTGCTGCTATAATAACCTaccctcttctgggaaggctttccacgagatattggaacattgcagcagggacttgcttccattcaacaacaagaacattagtgaggtcgggcactgatgttgggcgattaggactGGCTCACAGTCgctgttccaattcatcccaacggTGGTCGTTGGGgtagaggtcagggctctgtgcaggccagtcaagtttttccacgctgatctcgacaaacaatttctgtatggacctcactttgtgcacgggggcattgacATTGCGGAAACAGGAAAGgttcttccccaaactgttgccacaaagttggaagcacagaatgttgtagcgttaagatttcccttcactggaactaaggggcctagcccgaacaatgaaaacagccccagaccattacttTACACTTGGCACTATGCATTAGAGCAGGTAGCGTtatcctggcatccaccaaacccataTTCATCCAtcaaactgccagatggtgaagcgtgattcatcactgcagagaatgtttttccactgctccagaatccaatgttggcgagctttacaccactccagccgacgcttggcattgcacatggtgatcttaggcatgTGTGCGGATGCTCGgccattgaaacccatttcatgaagctcccgacgaacagttcttgtgctgacgttgcttccagaggcagtttggaactcagtagtgagtgttgaaaCCAAGTACAGACGATTTTTATGagctacatgcttcagcactctgcggtaTCATTCCTTGAGTTTATGTGGCCTAtgactttgcggctgagccgttgttgtcctagacttttccacttcaaaataacagcacttacagttgaccgggacagcttgagttagggcagaaatttgacgaactgacttgttggaaaggtggcatcctatgacggtgccttcagtacgggccattctactgccaatgtttatctatggagattgcatggctgtgtgctcgattttatataattgtcagcaatgggtgtggctgaaatagccgaatccacaaatttgaaggggtgtccacatacttttgtatatatagtgtactttaGGATTGTTCGATATAAGCGCTAGGAAATTAGTTTAAGGAAATGAAATGTGAAATGAGAAATTATTGTAAATTATTACTTTTTCAGTCCCCACATTGTTCGCTATACTCCTATGAAAGGACATGCATTTATTTCACATcgatttaaggcagccccccgcacatTTCTgattgaggggttgggttaaatgtgcaAGACcaatttcagttgaatgcattcagttgtgcaactgactagatatcccctttccctttcactTGGGATTTTGTATTTTGGCTAACTCAGCATCTGAAATATCTGACTCCAGCATGATTGTAGAATTGAGCTGACCTGAATGACAGTGTCTGTATTAGCTCCATTGTTACTGCTCTTCATTCTCGCCTTTTCCCATTCCATCTAAAGCCTCACTGTCTAAATGATAGTGATTACGTAGACACTAGACAGTCACCGTCATGGAAAATTCACTGACCTGTGCAGCGTAGTCGTCCTGGATGTCATGTTTGGGGACATCTCTGTGAGGTTATCTGTGTCTTGCCTCTGTCCAGGACAGAATGGTGACTGTTCACACactcaaaaaaaagttttttttcttcttctctagaATGACCAATCAACAGAGGACCTGCACATAATAGGAAGTCAAGATCTATCTGTTCTACGAGGCAAGGTATGTACGTGCCTAAATAAATTGTAATAATTTTATATGAACATTTGTTCAAACCTGATTTCTTTCTGTAAATAATCTTTCCATTTTTATCCCTCTCTGGGAAATTAGATTCTATGCATTCAGATACACTTTTTTCTAAAGAATTTGAGCATAAAGAACATTTTTTGATATAAGGTCATAACTAGCCACAAGGGGGAGCGCTCAGCTCTGCTGTTGAGCGTCTCTTGGAAATGTGTGCTCATTTGGGTGGTgaaggaagaaagagaaagacatgTACACACTTTCAAGACAAATTCAGATAAGGTATACGATCTATAAGAAGATATAAGAAGATTG
This window of the Oncorhynchus keta strain PuntledgeMale-10-30-2019 chromosome 4, Oket_V2, whole genome shotgun sequence genome carries:
- the prtfdc1a gene encoding hypoxanthine-guanine phosphoribosyltransferase: MAECVPSRATGMEGGIVIKDDWPGYSLELFTYPEHYREDIESVYIPHGVIMDRTERLARHIMDDIGDHDMVVLCVLKGGYKFCSDLVEFIKVQCRNSNKHLETRVEFIRLKSYLNDQSTEDLHIIGSQDLSVLRGKNVLIVEAIVDTGKTMKALLKHVEAFEPKMVKVAGLLVKRVSNVVGSLPDYVGFEIPNRFVVGYALDYNEYFRDLNHICVISEIGKVKYKI